The Streptomyces sp. NBC_01268 genome segment GCTGGTTCTTCGACCGGACCCTGATCGGCGACGTGGTCGAGGTGGTCAACTCGCGCGACAAGCAGGTCGCCGCGGACAACGGTCTGGGCGGCTGGAACATGGAGTGGAGCCGCTGGCGGACCGGTTCCGCGCTGCGCTGACCCCGACCGCCCCGGAGCGACGGGCACACCCCGCGTGAACTGGGACTGAACGGTGACATTCGCGTAGAACTTTCGTGTCCGGCGGTGTGATTGTCTAACGCCGTGTGCGCGGGAGGATGCGCACGGGGGTGGGGCCCGAGCTGTGCCGGGTCGTGCGAGGGGAGAAGACCATAGTGAACGGGCAGCCGATATCCGGAGGGACCGCCGGACGACGGCGCCGAGGCGCCCGCCTGGGGGCGCTGGCGACGGGGACGCTGCTCCTCGTGCTGACCGCGTGCGGCGGCGGCGGCGCCACCGGCGGCGGCAAGGGGAGCCAGGACCCGGCGGGGACCGGCGGCAAGCAGGAGATCGCGGCTTCCGCCGCGGTCGTGACGATCGCCCCGAAGGACGGCGCCGACTCGGTCGCCACCAGCGGCGCGCTCAAGGTGACGGCCGATCAGGGCAAGCTGACCACCGTCACGGTCGCCGACACCAAGGGCACCGCGGTCGAGGGCAAGCTCTCCGCGGACGGCGCGAGCTGGGAGCCGCTCGGCCACCTGTCCGCCGGCACCCAGTACAAGGTGCACGCGGTCGCCAAGGACACCGAGGGCCGTGAGTCGGCGAAGGACACCACCTTCAGCACCCTCGTCCCGAAGAACACCTTCCTCGGCCACTACACGCCGGAGGACGGTGCGACGGTCGGCGTCGGCATGCCGGTCTCGATCAACTTCACCCGGGGCATCACCGACCCGGAGGCCGTCGAGCGCGCCATCAAGGTGACCGCGGAGCCGGCCGTGGAGATCGAGGGCCACTGGTTCGGCAACGACCGCCTCGACTTCCGTCCCGAGGAGTACTGGGCCGCGGGCACCAAGGTGACCGTCAAGCTGAACCTGGACGGCGTCGAGGGCCGCCCGGGCGTGTACGGCAAGCAGAAGAAGACCGTCACCTTCACCATCGGCCGCCGCCAGGTCTCCACGGTGGACGCCAGCGCCAAGACGATGAAGATCGAGCGCGACGGCCAGATCATCAAGACCCTGCCGATCACCGCCGGCGCACCGTCCACGACCACGTACAACGGTGAGATGGTCATCAGCGAGAAGTACAAGGTGACGCGCATGAACGGCGCCACCGTGGGCTTCGGCGGCGAGTACGACATCAAGGACGTGCCGCACGCGATGCGCCTGTCCACCTCGGGCACCTTCGTGCACGGCAACTACTGGGCCTCGGCCTCGACGTTCGGCTCGGCCAACGTCAGCCACGGCTGCGTGGGTCTGCGGGACTCCCGCGGCGCCGGGGACAGCTCGACGCCGGCCGCCTGGTTCTTCGACCGTTCGATCATCGGTGACGTCGTCATCGTGAAGAACTCGCGCGACAAGCAGATCAAGCCGGACAACGGCCTCAACGGCTGGAACATGTCCTGGTCGGAGTGGAAGGCCTGACCTTCCCCGTCCGACGACGCGGGCCCCGGTGCTGTGACCAACGGCACCGGGGCCCGCGTCGTTAACGGCGGCTAACCTTCGGACCATGACTGTGAACCTCGAAGTCGCCGAAGGCGTCGGCACGATCCGCCTCGACCGCCCCCCGATGAACGCCCTCGACATCGCCACCCAGGACCGGCTGCGCGAGCTGGCCGCGGAGGCGACCGACCGCGACGACGTGCGGGCCGTGATCCTCTACGGCGGCGAGAAGGTGTTCGCGGCCGGTGCGGACATCAAGGAGATGCAGGTCATGGACCACGCGGCCATGGTCAAGCGGTCCCGCGCGCTGCAGGACTCCTTCACCGCGATCGCCCGCATCCCCAAGCCGGTCGTCGCGGCCGTCACGGGCTACGCGCTGGGCGGCGGCTGCGAGCTCGCGCTCTGCGCCGACTACCGGATCGCCGCGGACAACGCCAAGCTGGGCCAGCCCGAGATCCTGCTCGGCCTCATCCCCGGCGCCGGCGGCACCCAGCGGCTCTCCCGTCTGATCGGCCCGTCCCGGGCCAAGGACCTCATCTTCACCGGCCGCATGGTGAAGGCGGACGAGGCGCTCCGGCTGGGCCTGGTCGACCGGGTCGTGCCGGCCGCCGAGGTGTACGAGCAGGCGCACGCCTGGGCCGCCAAGCTGGCGCAGGGCCCGGCGCTCGCGCTGCGGGCGGCGAAGGAGTCGGTCGACCAGGGCCTGGAGGCGGACATCGACACCGGTCTCGCCATCGAACGCACCTGGTTCGCGGGCCTGTTCGCGACGGAGGACCGGGAGCGCGGCATGCGCAGCTTCGTCGAGGAGGGTCCGGGCAAGGCCAAGTTCGTCTGAGGCGCGGTGCCGGAGCGGCCGCGTCCGGCCGCGCTTTCGACTGCCTCTGGCACATGCCGAACGAATCCCCCGGAATTATCGATTCCGGGGGGTCGATTCCCAGGGAACGGCCCCGCGCTCCGCTCCGTGCGGCCATGATGGGGGCATGGCGGGCCTGGATGGTACGGATCAACCGCGGCAGCGCGGCGGTGCGACCGCCGCACGGGCCGCAGAGGACGAACAGGCCGCGGAAGCGCTGCAGTTGTACGGTAATCCGGCCGAGGAGGATGTCCGGCTGCCGTCCCGTCCCGAGTCCGCCGCGGTCGCCCGCCGGCTCACCCAGTGGGTCGTGCTGCGCCAGTGGGCGCTCGGCCCGCAGATCGCCGAGCACGCGGTGCTGCTCGTCTCCGAGCTGGTCGGCAACGCCGTGCGGCACACCGGGGCCCGGGTGTTCGCCCTGCGGATGCTGCGCCGCCGCGGTTGGATCCGGATCGAGGTGCGCGACCCCTCGCGCGGGCTGCCCTGTCTGATGCCGGTGCACGAGCTCGACACGAGCGGCCGGGGCCTCTTCCTCGTCGACAAGCTGTCCGACCGCTGGGGCGTCGACCTCGCCCCGCGGGGCAAGACCACCTGGTTCGAGATGCGGGTCTCCGACCGCTGACCCCGCCCCCCGGGCCCTGCCCGTGACGCACGAAAGCCCCCGTCCGCCATGGTGAGGCGCGTGGGGGCTTTCGTGTGATGCGCCGTGGATCGGGGGGGTGTATCCACGGCCGCTACGTCGACCTGGCCCGGGTCAATGGGGGTCGTGTCTCCGACTATGGCAGACAGGTGGCCTCTCCGCCAAAAGTCCCTACCGGGATAGATCAGGACATACATGGACAGTTTACCGATGAATCGTTGGTGACATGGAGCACCGTCCTTATAAACGATGAATAAGTATGGCGTTCATCGGGTGTTTCCTCGCCTTGTCCGCATAATGGACGGCGTATCCAGCGCGACAAACGTCCTGAATTGGCCCAATCGCCGTGATTCCGGCATAGCGGGCCTTAAATGGTGCCGTGACGCCCACCGACCGCCGCGGTGCCCTCAGGGCCGGCGCGGCCACCGCCCTCGCGGGAGCCCTCGCCACCGCCTGCGGAACGGAGCCACGCCCCGCACCGCCCAAGGGACCCGCCCCCGCACCCGCAGCCCCGTCCCCCCGCCGCTACCCCGGCCGCCCGGACGAGATCGCCAACGGACCCCGGGACCGGCCCCGGGTCGCCCTCACCTTCCACGGACAGGGCGACCCCGCCCTCGCCCGCGCCGTCCTCGGCCACGCCGAACGGGCCGGCGCCCGCGTCACCGTCCTCGCCGTCGGCGACTGGCTCGACCGGCACCCCGAGATGGCCCGCCGCGTCCTCGACGGCGGCCACGACCTCGGCAACCACACCCAGCGCCACCTCGACGTCACCACCATGACCGAGGCCCGCGCCTTCGACGAGATCCAGTCCTGCGCCACCCGGCTGCGCCGCCTCACCGGCTCCATCGGCACCTGGTTCCGGCCCTCCCGCACCCAGCACGCCGGGCAGACCGTCCGCCGGGCCGCCCGGCGCGCCGGATACCCGCACGTCCTCTCGTACGACGTCGACTCCCTCGACTACACCTCGCCGGGCCCCGCCGCCGTCGTCGCCAACGTCACCGGCGGGATCCGCAACGGATCGGTGGTCAGCCTCCACTTCGGCTACGCCGACACGGTCGCCGCGCTGCCCCTCCTCCTCGCCGACCTCGACCGCCGCGGCCTGCGCGCGGTGACCACCACGGAGCTGCTGACCTGATGCCGACCCACGCCCCCCGCCCGACCCCGCGCACCAAGGGCCTGCTCGCCGCCGCCCTGCTCCTCGCCCTGGCCGGCTGCGGCAGTCCCCACCCCGCCGAGCACGGCGGCGGCGTCAAGAAGGCCGCCGTGCTCCCCGCCGTACCGAAACCGGCCGCCGCCCCCGCCGGGCTGCCCGGCATGCCACCGTTGCTCAAGCCCGACGACGTCTACGCCGCCGACCGGCCGAACCAGCTCTCCCCGGTCGTCAAGGGCTTCCCCTCCCGGGTGTACGTCCCCAACACCAGCTCCAACACGGTCTCGGTCATCGACCCCGCCACGTACAAGGTCGTCGAGACCATCCCGGTCGGCAACCAGCCGCAGCACGTCGTCCCGTCCTGGGACATGAAGACCCTCTGGGTCAACAACAACCGCGGCCACACGCTCACGCCCATCGACCCGGCCACCGGCGTCGCCGGCAAGCCCGTCGAGGTGCACGACCCGTACAACCTCTACTTCACCCCGAACGGCAAGTACGCCGTCGTCATGGCCTCGCTCGACCGCGAACTCGTCTTCCGCGACCCGCACACCATGGAACGCCGCAAGACCGTCCCCGTCTCCTGTTACGGCGTCAACCACGCCGACTTCTCCGCCGACGGGCGCTACTTCGTCGTCTCCTGCGAGTTCTCCGGCGAACTCCTCAAGGTCGACACCGAGAAGATGCAGGTCGTCGGCCAGCAGAAGCTGCCCTTCCAGGGCGCCATGCCGCAGGACGTGAAGATCTCCCCGGACGGCAGGACCTTCTACATCGCCGACATGATGGCCCACGGCATGTGGGTCCTCGACGGCGAGAAGTTCACCACCCCGACGCTGCTGCCCACCGGCAAGGGCTGCCACGGCCTCTACGTCTCCCGCGACTCCAAGGAGATGTACGTCTCCAACCGCGGCGAAGGCTCCGTCTCCGTCTTCGACTTCACGCAGAACCGCCTCACCAAGAAGTGGTGGCTCCCCCACGGTGGATCACCCGACATGGGAGGGGTCTCCGCCGACGGCAAGGTGCTCTGGCTCTCCGGACGTTACGACTCCGAGGTGTACGCGATCGACACGAGCACCGGGAAGCAGCTCGCCCGCATCCCCGTCGGCGGCGGCCCGCACGGCCTGGCCGTCTACCCGCAGCCCGGCCGCTACTCCCTCGGCCACACCGGCGTCTTCCGCTGACGCCACGCGCCCGGCGGGCCCTCGCACGACCCGCCGGGCCCTCGCACGACCCGCCGGGCTCCCGCGCCCTAGCCCGCGACGAGCAGCACCTCCGCGCCCACCGGACGGTAGCCCGCCGCCTGGAAGGTGCGGACGCTGCGCGCGTTGCCCGGGGTGTTCTGCGCCCACACCACGGCGTCCGGGGTCAGCTGCCGGGCCGCCGTCGCGAGCGCCCGGCCCAGCCCCCGGTGGCGCACGTCCTCGTCCACCTCGACCGCGACCTCCATGCGGCCCGCCACGCCCCGGCCCAGGATCAGCACGCCGCCGTCCGCCGCCCACACCCGGACCTCGTCGCGGTACTTCAGCGCCCGCGCCACCCGCGGATGCTCCTGGTCCTCGATCTCCCGCAGCTCGATCTCCGGCTCGCCCGGCAGCGCGTCCGCGACCGTCATCATGTCGACCGTGGTCACGTACCGGCCCGTGCGCGCCGTCAGCGCCGAGAGGAACCCCGGGGTCATGCTCGCCACCAGCGGGTCCGTCGACGCGGCCGCCAGCTCCGCCCGGATCCACTCGGGGTCCTCGTCCAGGAAGACCACGGAGTGGGCCGTGAACGACAGCACCCCCGCATCTCTCGGGTTCGGCTGCGGAACGATCGTCGTCGACCCGTCCGCGGGCGGGAACTCCCCGTGCGCCGCCGCTGCCAGTATGCGTGCCACTTCGCTGTTCATACCCCCATCATCGGGCACCGCGGCGCCCGATAATCTGACCCCCTACATCAGGCACCTCGAAGGGGCGGAAGCATGGCGGACATCGATTCGGCGCGCACGGCATTCAACAAGTTCGACGTGGACGGTGACGGCTTCATCACCGCCGCCGAGTACAAGAGCGTCATGGCGCAGCTGGGTGACTTCAACGTCACCGAGTCCGTCGCCGAGGCGCTGATCAACCGCCAGGACACCAACGGCGACCACAAGCTGTCCTGGGACGAGTTCTGGAACAACCTCAACAAGGCCTGAGCCTCGCGGGGGAGGACGGGCGGCACCGTACGGCCGAGCGCGCGTACGCCGAGCGGCCGCCCGTCCGACCCCCACCCCCGCTTTCGTGACGCTCCGTGCACGACGAGCGGATTTGCGTGGCGGGGAGGAAGATGGGGAGTGATCCACCCACCCCCCCTCATCCTCATGTTCACTGCCGTGCGACTGGCGCGTCGATCTCTGATGGCGGTGCTTCTGAGCGCAGCGATCAGTGTGGGCCCGCTCGCCTTCACACCCCTCGCCGCGGCCGCCCCGGAGCGGCTGCTCAAGGTCGAGGCACTCGCCCTGAACCCGGGGTCGGGCCCGCCCGGCACCAGCGTGACGGTGACCGGCACGGGCTTCGAGCACTGCGACGCCGCCCACCTCGGCCTGGAGGGCGGACCCGCCACCACGGCGTACGTGCAGCAGGCCACCCACACCCTCCACGGCGTCGTGCAGATCCCGCAGGGCACCGCCGTCGGCGGCCACGAGATCGTGGCCGACTGCTCCCCGGACGCCGACTACGCCACCAGCACCTTCACGGTCACCGGCGCCACGCCCCCGACCACGCCCCCGACCACGCCTCCGTCGCCGAACGAGGCCATCCCGGCCGTCACGCTCGACCGCTCCGAGGGCCCGCCCGGGGCGACCTTCAACGTCAGCGGCTCGGGCTTCGGCAAGTGCTACGCCGAGGACGTCGAGCTGTACGTGGACCAGGCGAAGGCACTGGACTACCGCATCGACGTCGGCGCGGAGACGGGGACCTTCACCCAGGAGCTGAAGGTCCCCGCCGACGCCAAGCCGGGCACCTACCAGATCCGGGCCGTGTGCGTCGGCTACCCGGGCACATCGGCGAGCGCGCCGTTCAAGGTGACGGGCACGGGCACGGAGGCGCACCCGTCGCTCACCCTCGACCCGGCCCAGGGCGAGAAAGGGACGCCCGTGCGGGCCGTGGGCACCGGCTTCACCTGCCCCGACGTCGAGATCGGCTGGGACGACGGCGGGGCGGCGCTGGGCACCGCGTCCGTAGCGGAGGGCGGCGGCTTCAGCACCGGGATCAAGGCCCCGGACGATGCCAAGCCCGGAGCCCACACCGTACGGGCCGTCTGCACAGCCGATCCGAAGCAGTACGCGGACGCCTCCTTCACCGTGAAGGACACCGCGCCGGGGACCACCGGTGACCAGAACGGTGGGAACCAGAACGGCGGTGACCAGAACGGCGGTGACCAGAACGGCGGTGACCAGAACGGTGGGAACCAGAACGGCGGTGACCAGAACGGTGGGAACCAGAACGGCGGTGACCAGAACGGCGGGAACCAGAACGGCGGCGACCAGAACGGCGGGAACCAGAACGGCGGCGACCAGAACGGCGGCGACCAGAACGGCGGGAACCAGAACGGCGGCGACCAGAACGGTGGGAACCAGAACGGTGGCACCACCGACGGTAGCGGCACCACCGGCTCCACCACGGGCGGCGACACCGGCGGCTCCACCACTCCCGTCGGGTGGATCGCCGGGCCCGCCTCCCTCGGCGGCGCGCTCGCGCTCGCCGTGGCCGCCGGCGCCTACTTCGGGCGGCTGCACCGCGGCCCCCGCTGGGTCCGCGGGCACGTGAAGGCCACGCTCCGCCCGGTCACCGGCAGTGCCGAGCTGGCCGAGACGCGGGCGCCCGGCGAGCCGCCCACCCACTCGACGCGGCTGGACCCGCACCCGGACCCCGGCCGGCAGAACCTCGACGAGGAGGAGGAACGATGAGTACCACCGCGCCCATGGCGGCCCCCACCGCGGCCCCCGCGACCGTCCGATCGTTCCTGCTCGGGCCCGAGGACGCCCTCGACGGC includes the following:
- a CDS encoding L,D-transpeptidase, which encodes MNGQPISGGTAGRRRRGARLGALATGTLLLVLTACGGGGATGGGKGSQDPAGTGGKQEIAASAAVVTIAPKDGADSVATSGALKVTADQGKLTTVTVADTKGTAVEGKLSADGASWEPLGHLSAGTQYKVHAVAKDTEGRESAKDTTFSTLVPKNTFLGHYTPEDGATVGVGMPVSINFTRGITDPEAVERAIKVTAEPAVEIEGHWFGNDRLDFRPEEYWAAGTKVTVKLNLDGVEGRPGVYGKQKKTVTFTIGRRQVSTVDASAKTMKIERDGQIIKTLPITAGAPSTTTYNGEMVISEKYKVTRMNGATVGFGGEYDIKDVPHAMRLSTSGTFVHGNYWASASTFGSANVSHGCVGLRDSRGAGDSSTPAAWFFDRSIIGDVVIVKNSRDKQIKPDNGLNGWNMSWSEWKA
- a CDS encoding enoyl-CoA hydratase/isomerase family protein; translation: MTVNLEVAEGVGTIRLDRPPMNALDIATQDRLRELAAEATDRDDVRAVILYGGEKVFAAGADIKEMQVMDHAAMVKRSRALQDSFTAIARIPKPVVAAVTGYALGGGCELALCADYRIAADNAKLGQPEILLGLIPGAGGTQRLSRLIGPSRAKDLIFTGRMVKADEALRLGLVDRVVPAAEVYEQAHAWAAKLAQGPALALRAAKESVDQGLEADIDTGLAIERTWFAGLFATEDRERGMRSFVEEGPGKAKFV
- a CDS encoding ATP-binding protein; the protein is MPLAHAERIPRNYRFRGVDSQGTAPRSAPCGHDGGMAGLDGTDQPRQRGGATAARAAEDEQAAEALQLYGNPAEEDVRLPSRPESAAVARRLTQWVVLRQWALGPQIAEHAVLLVSELVGNAVRHTGARVFALRMLRRRGWIRIEVRDPSRGLPCLMPVHELDTSGRGLFLVDKLSDRWGVDLAPRGKTTWFEMRVSDR
- a CDS encoding polysaccharide deacetylase family protein, with protein sequence MTPTDRRGALRAGAATALAGALATACGTEPRPAPPKGPAPAPAAPSPRRYPGRPDEIANGPRDRPRVALTFHGQGDPALARAVLGHAERAGARVTVLAVGDWLDRHPEMARRVLDGGHDLGNHTQRHLDVTTMTEARAFDEIQSCATRLRRLTGSIGTWFRPSRTQHAGQTVRRAARRAGYPHVLSYDVDSLDYTSPGPAAVVANVTGGIRNGSVVSLHFGYADTVAALPLLLADLDRRGLRAVTTTELLT
- a CDS encoding YncE family protein; protein product: MPTHAPRPTPRTKGLLAAALLLALAGCGSPHPAEHGGGVKKAAVLPAVPKPAAAPAGLPGMPPLLKPDDVYAADRPNQLSPVVKGFPSRVYVPNTSSNTVSVIDPATYKVVETIPVGNQPQHVVPSWDMKTLWVNNNRGHTLTPIDPATGVAGKPVEVHDPYNLYFTPNGKYAVVMASLDRELVFRDPHTMERRKTVPVSCYGVNHADFSADGRYFVVSCEFSGELLKVDTEKMQVVGQQKLPFQGAMPQDVKISPDGRTFYIADMMAHGMWVLDGEKFTTPTLLPTGKGCHGLYVSRDSKEMYVSNRGEGSVSVFDFTQNRLTKKWWLPHGGSPDMGGVSADGKVLWLSGRYDSEVYAIDTSTGKQLARIPVGGGPHGLAVYPQPGRYSLGHTGVFR
- a CDS encoding GNAT family N-acetyltransferase; its protein translation is MNSEVARILAAAAHGEFPPADGSTTIVPQPNPRDAGVLSFTAHSVVFLDEDPEWIRAELAAASTDPLVASMTPGFLSALTARTGRYVTTVDMMTVADALPGEPEIELREIEDQEHPRVARALKYRDEVRVWAADGGVLILGRGVAGRMEVAVEVDEDVRHRGLGRALATAARQLTPDAVVWAQNTPGNARSVRTFQAAGYRPVGAEVLLVAG
- a CDS encoding EF-hand domain-containing protein, whose protein sequence is MADIDSARTAFNKFDVDGDGFITAAEYKSVMAQLGDFNVTESVAEALINRQDTNGDHKLSWDEFWNNLNKA